The Vicinamibacterales bacterium genomic interval CGGCCACGAAGGCTACCGACCCGCGGAGGTCACGGGCGGCGGCGTGGCGCTGGAGGAGCTGCACCGGCGCACGCTGGAGAGCCGCCGGGCGCCGGGACTGCACTTCTGCGGCGAGGTGCTGGACGCCTTCGGGCCCATCGGCGGCCACAACTTCCAATGGGCGTGGTCCACCGGGCGCTCGGCCGGGCTGGGGGCCGCCCGCCTCGTCCCGCCTTCGTGACGTCGCCTCAGGCGCCCGACGCTAGAATGCCCGCGTCGAGGGCCGGGGGAACGGTCCGTCGCGCGTCGGCGTCCAAAGGCGAAGCGTGTGTGGCCGTTCGGCCCAGCTGGGAGAGGACATGGACACGTACTACCACCCGCCGGATCTGGCGAAGTTCTCCGACATCGGCAAGGACGCGCCAGAGTTGTGGAAGAAGTTCGCGGAGTGGTACGGCGCCGTCTTCGCCGAGGGAGCCCTCAGCGAACGGGAGAAGGCCCTCATCGCCCTCGCCGTCGCGCACGCGGTGCAGTGCCCGTATTGCATCGACGCCTACACGTCGGGCTCGCTCGAGAAGGGCGCCACCCCGGACCAGATGACCGAAGCCATCCACGTGGCCGCGGCCATCCGGGGCGGCGCCTCGCTCGTGCACGGCGTGCAGATGCGGAACCACCTGGAGAAGATCTCGATGTAAGGACCGGGGACCCGGGATGGCACCCGCCGCGCGACGGCGGGATTCCTGCGACCTGCCCCGAGCCCCGGGTCCCGAGCCCCGCCACCCATGGCTCTTCCGACTCTCCTGAACCAGCGCTCGCCGCTCGCGGCGCCTGCGGCACAGCGGCAGGTGCTCGCGGCGCTGCCGCTCGAACGCTCGTTCGAGGAGGCGGTGGCGGCAGCCGGCCAGGCGCCGCTTGCGGCAGCCGGAGTGGGCGTGCTGCAGATCAATGTCGGGAAGCGGTGCAACCAGGCCTGTCATCACTGCCACGTGGACGCCGGGCCCGACCGGCGCGAGGTGATGCCCGACGAGGTCGTGGACGCGTGCCTGCAGTTCCTGGCGCGGACCGACATCCCGACGCTGGACATCACGGGCGGCGCGCCGGAACTGCACCCGCGCTTCCGCGAGATCGTCACTCGGGCGCGCGCCCTGGGCCGGCACGTGATGGACCGCTGCAACCTGACGGTCGCCACGCTGCCCAACTACGCGGACCTGCCGTCCTTCCTCGCCGGTCGCGGCGTGGAAGTCGTGGCGTCGCTCCCGTCGTACGCCGCGACCATGACCGACCGCCAGCGCGGAGACGGCGTGTTCGCGCAGTCGATCGAGGCGCTGAAGGCGTTCAACGCGGTCGGCTACGGCGCCGAGGGCTCCGGGCTGGTGTTGAACCTGGTCACGAATCCCGTGGGCGCGTTCCTGCCCGCGCCACAGGCATCGCTCGAGCGGGACTGGAAGCGGGAGATGCAGCGGCGCCACGGGATCGTGTTCAACCGCCTCTACACGATCACCAACATGCCCATCAGCCGCTATCTCGAGTGGCTCGAGCAGTCTGGCAACCTCGAGGCCTACCTCGGCCGGCTGGTGCAGACCTTCAATCCGGCGGCCGTGGGGGGCGTGATGTGCCGTTCCACGCTCAGCGTGGGCTGGGACGGGCGGCTGTTCGACTGCGACTTCAACCAGATGCTCGACCTGCCGCTCGCAGGGGACGTGCCTCAGACAATCGCCGCCCTCGCCGCCGACGACGCCCTCGCCCGCGTCTTCACCCGCCGCATCGTCACGGGTCCCCACTGCTTCGGTTGCACGGCAGGCGCGGGCAGCAGCTGCGGCGGCGCCACGACCTGAGGTCACGCCGCCCTGCAGCCGGCGCGCCCAACGCGCGATACCTGGAAGGGAGAGGCGCCAGCGGGCCCGGACCCGGGGGCTATACTGGGCAGTTGTGTATCCCTCCCCTGGAGGTTCCCGGCCATGACACGCGCCATCATCACCGTCGCCCTCGTCGCGCTCGCCGCCACGGCCCACGCCGACGTCACCATCAAGCAGACCATGTCGGGCAAGGCCCTGGGCATCAACGGCAGCGCCTCGTCCACGACCTATATCAAGGGCGCCAAGATGCGGACCGAGATGGTCACGGGTGACACCACCCGCGTCAGCATCTTCGACCTCGACACCCAGACGATGTACTCCTTCGACTCGAAGAAGAAGGAGGCCGACGTCTACAGCCTCGGCCAGCTCCAGCAGGACATGGCGAAGGCCGTCGACGTGTCGTCCATCACCGCCACCTTCGAGCCGAACGGCAAGACCAAGGACATCGCGGGCAAGACGGCCACCGGCTACGACATGACGATGTCGGTCCCCACGGCCATGGGGGGCGGCGACATGAAGATGACGCTCACCATGACCGGACCCGTCTGGATCGTGAAGGGCGGGCCGGGCGCCGCCGACTGGGCGAACTTCTACACCCAGGCCGCCGACAAGGGCTTCGTCTTCGGCGATCCAAGGGCGGCGAAGGCGAACCCCGGCCAGTCGAAGGCGATGGGCGAGCTGTACCGGAAGATGGCCGCGGTGGGCGGCATCGCCTACGAGACCGAGATGACGATGAAGATGGAGGGCAGCGGTCCGCTCGCCGGCCTCATGGCGAAGATGGGCGGCGGCACCAGCACGACGGTCACGACCGACGTCGCGGCGGGCGCGCTCGCCGACGATCTGTTCGCGCCGCCGGCCGGCTACAAGCTCAAGGAGCGCAAGTAATCCTCGCCGACCTCACGACCGCGCCGCACGTCGTCGCCGTCGAGCTGCGCCCGCCCCGGGCCGAGCTCGAGGCGGCGGCCGGCATCGACGCCTGGATCGACACCTACCACGCGATCCGGGGCCTGGTCCGGCAGGACGTGCGGGTCATGGTGACCGACAGCGCCGTGGGCGCGCAGGAAGAGAACAACCTGCGTCACCTGGTCACCAACCTGGGGCCGGACGTCCCGCGCGGACGGGTCGTGCCCTTCCTGACCACCAAGCATTCGATCGAGTTCTGCCTGGCATACGCGGATCAGGCCGTGAACCACGGCTTTCCCGCCCTGGTCGTCCTGGGGGGCGACAAGCACGTCGGACGACCCCGCGTCGTGGAGCACGCCTGGCAGCTGCGCCGCCTGATCCGGGAACGCCACCCCGACCTGCCCCTGGGCGGCTGGGCCAACCCGGCCGCCGACACCGCGCGCCAGGTGGCCTTCGTCGGCGGCGGCGAGTTCACGGCCGACTTCTACCTGACGCAGATCGTGTCGCACCACGGCGCCGACCGCGTGGAGGCGTTCCTGCGCGAGGCCGAGCGCCAGGGCGTGACCGTGCCGGGGATGTTCGGCGTGTTCTACTACCGGAGCGCCAAGGCCTCGACCCTCCAGACCCTGAGCCGCTTCCTGCCGGTGCCCGTGGACGGGCTGCTCGAGGAGTTCGCGGCCGGCGCCACGCCCGTCGACATCTGCGCGCGGTCGATTCGCGCCCTCGTCGCCCTCGGCGTGCGCCACTTCTACGTCAGCAACCTGCCCCTGGTCCGCACCGCGTCGGTGCTGACGGCCATCCTCGACAAGGCCGGGCTGCAGGTCCGGGCACGCTGAAGGGCAGGCCCGGACTACTCCGGGTCTGAGTCCCGGACCCTCAGGCCCTCGAACGGACGCCTACCGGCCGCCCCGCCGAGCCCGGCAATCGTGGTACGCTTGCCCGGTTCAACTGGTGTGCCGCTGCTGCTGATCGTCGTCCCAGCCGCTGGCCGCGCGCCCCTAGCCGCCTGAGTCTCCATGGGTTCCTTCCTCGATTCGCTCCCGATGTCCGGCATCGTGCGCATCCGCGACATGATGTACACGATTCAGAATCCGTTCCGCCTCGATCAGGGAGACGTCAGCTTCGACGCGCCCGAGTCCTTCAAGGAGGGCATGCGGAAGGGCGTCGACGGGAACCACACCCACTACCTGCCCACCCTCGGCCTCCCGCGGCTGCGCCACCTCATCGCCGAGAAGCTGCGCAACAAGAACGGCATCCCCGTGGGCAGCGACGACGAGGTGATCGTGTGCAACGGCGGCACGCACGGCATCTACATGGCCCTGCACGCCGTGCTCGAGCCTGGCGACGAGGTGATCTGCCCCGACCCCCTCTGGCCACCGTCGCTCGCCATCACCCGATCCGCGCATGCCGTGCCGGTGCAAGTGCCGGTGCACGAGTCGCTGGGCTTCCGCTGGGATCTCGACGAGCTCGAGCGGGCGCTGACGCCGAAGACCAAAGCCATCTACGTGAACTCGCCCACCAACCCCAGCGGCGGCGCCTTCACGCGAGCCGACCTGGAGCGCATCGCCGAGATGGCGAAGGCGCGTGACCTGTGGGTGTTCTCCGACGAGGCCTACGAGGACGTCCTGTTCAGCGGGGAGCACGTCAGCATCGCGTCGCTGCCCGGGATGTACGACCACACGATCCCGATCTACACGATGAGCAAGAGCTACGCCGTGACGGGCGTGCGCGTCGGCTACGTGGCCATCAAGGACAAGACCATCCGCTCGCGGGCGGCGAAGGTGGCGCTCTACACCGCCAGCAACGTGTGCTCGATCGCGCAGTACGGCGCAATAGGGGCGCTGGAAGGCCCGCAGGACTGCATCGAGGAGTTCAAGACGGAGCTCAAGATCCGGCGCGACCTCTTCTACAACGGGTTGAAGGAGGTCGCCGGCCACGTCCTCTCCGGGACCCCGCCGGAAGGCGCGTTCTACGCGTTCGTGAAGATCAACCGCGACTGGGCGCGTGACGAGGGGCTCGACAAGGGCGAGTCGCTCTCGTGGACCGTCGTGGAACACATCATCAAGCACGGCCGGGTGGGCTGCGTGCCCGGCGTGGACTTCGGCCCGGCCAGCGAGGGCTACATCCGGTTCTGCACGTGCCGGGACCGCAAGGAGCTGACCGGCGCGCTGGAGTCGATGCGATCGGTGTTCTCGACGCGCGCGTGATCGCGGCGGGTCCGGACGCCGGTCCGGCTCCGGCCGATCCCCGGCCCGCCACGGGCGGGCGGATCCTGTTCGTGGATCTCGCCCGGGCCGTGGCGGTGCTCCTGATGATCCAGGGGCACACCATCGACGCCCTGCTGCACCCCGACTTCCGCACGAGCCTCACCTACAACCTCTGGCTCTACCTGCGGGGCCTCACCTCCTGCACGTTCCTGTTCCTGTCTGGCGCGGCCTTCAGCCTGACGGCCCTCAGGCACTGGGACGACCAGCGGCGCCCGTCGCGGCGGTCCATCAAGCGTGTCCGGCGCCTGTCGTTCTTCCTGGCGCTCGGCTACTTCATGCACTTCCCGATGGGCAGATTCGTGCACCTGCCGTTCGCCACCGACGAACGCTGGCGCTCCTTCTTCGCCGTCGACGTGCTGCAGAACGTGGCGGTGTCGCTGCTCGCGCTCCAGTTGCTCATCGCCGTGACCCGAACGCCGCGGCGCTTCGCCATCGCCTGCGGCGTCGCCGGCACGATGGTCGTCCTCGCGACCCCGATCGTGTTCGGCATCACCTGGACCGACCACCTCCCGCTCTTCGTCGCGTCGTACTTCTCCTACCAGACCGGCACGCTGTTTCCACTCTTTCCCTGGGCCGGCTTCACGCTGCTCGGAGCGACGTTCGGCGTCACGGCCGGTCCGTGGGCCACGCGCGACCACCTCCAGCCGCTGGCCCGTCGCCTCTTCCTTGGCGGGGCGGTCCTGGCGATCGCCGCGGGCCTGGCGGGGCAGGCCGGCTGGTTCGAGTACGGCGTGTCGGACTGGTGGCGCGCCAGTCCGTTGTCCTTTCTCCAGCGGTTCGGTTCGGTGCTGGTGCTGCTGTCGGCGGTGGCCGCGATCGGGAACCGCGTGACGCGACTGACGCCGCCGCTGCAGGGCCTGGCCGAGGAGTCCCTGCTCGTCTATGCCGTCCACGTGGCGCTCCTCTACGGGTCGTTGTGGACGGTGGGGCTCGGCCCGTGGCTCGGTCCGCAGCCTCCCGCAGTCGTGCTGTTCTGGGCACTGGTGATGCTGGCGTCCATGACGCTTCTCGCGCTGGTGTGGAACAACATCGAGCGCCTTCACCCCCGGCTCGCGGTGGCCTGCCGCGTCGTGTCGGTGGTCGCGCTCGTCGCTCCCCTGCTCTGAAGCAGCGACTTGTCCGCACGGAGCGGCACATCGTGTACCCTGCCGCGATGAATCCGCTCGCGTCCGACTACCAGATCCGGCCGGCCACGCCGGCCGACGTCCAGGCGCTCGTCGCATTCACGATCAGCGAGGCGCTCGACGCCGAAGGGCGGACGCTCAGCCGCGCCGACGTCCAGCGGGGCGTCGAGGGGGCCTTCGCCGTCCCGACGCGGGCCCGCTACTGGGTGGTGGAGCTGCGGGGCGGGGTCGTGGCGAGCACGTCGATCGTGACGGAGTGGAGCAACTTCCGCGGCGGCGAGTACTGGTGGATCCAGAGCCTCTACATCCTGCCCGAGCATCGCGGGTCCGGCCTGGTGGACGTAATCCTGAAGCACCTCGTGCAGGAGGCCAAGGCGGCCGACGCGATCGACCTGCGGCTGTACGGCTACAACACGAACGCGCGCGCCCTGCGGGCATACCAGCGATTCGGGTTCCGCGAAGCGCCGTATCTGATTCTGACGAAGTCGCTCATCGGCGAATAAGCCTTCAGCCGGGATGAACGGCTGGGACGAAGCGCGCAGGCGCGTTCGGCGCCCGGTCTACGATGGGCATCCGGGGAGCGTGCGGCACGCCCCCGTCATCCGGAGGATCGCATGTCCATTCGTGGCCGTCTGCTCGTGCTCGGAACCCTCGTGGCTGCGGCGACACTTGCCGCCCATGCCCAGGCGCCGCGCGCCGGCGTCATGGGCGACCTGCTGGCCGATGTCGACGCGGTGGAGCGGAAGGTCGTTGGCCTCGCCAATGCCATTCCGGAGACGTCGTACGCATGGCGGCCGATGCCAGGCGTCCGCAGCGTGGGCGAGGCGCTGACGCACGTGGCCGCGGACAACTACTTCATGCCGGCGGCGCTCGGCGTGGCGGCTCCCGCGGCCACCGGCATCTCGGGCACGAACTACGAGACCGTCGAGGCGTTCGAGAAGAAGACGCGGTCGCGCACCGAGATCATCGGCGAGCTCGAGCGGTCGTTCGCGTTCCTCAAGGACGCCATGCGGGGCACGCCGGACGCGAAGCTCGACACGACGCTGAAGCTGTTCGGTCAGGAGTCGCGCATCGGGACCACCTGGGTGATGACCGTCACGCATCTGCACGAGCACCTCGGACAGCTGATCGCCTACGCCCGCAGCAACAAGGTCGTCCCCCCCTGGAGCAAGTGACGGCGTCGGCGCTAGGCGCCGAATTGCCGCAGGTGGTGATCGGTGTGCTTGTGAATCAGCGCGCCCCAGTCGTCTGAGGTCATCCGGCCGAAGACGGGATGTGTCGCGGCCAGACTCACCCGCCCATCGAACCGGGCAAGAAGCGCGACGAACGTCTCGAGTTCCCTCGCCAGGTCCGCGCCCGAGGTTCGCGCCAGCAGTTCCGGGGCCGTCGGTGCGCTCTTGGGCATCGGAAGCAGGTGGATCACGAGATACCGGACGGGCGCCCATCTGAGAATCGAGGGCGCCTTCGCGTGGACCGTGAGGTCGCCCAAGGCCATCCGCATCGAGTCGTTCAGATGGGCCACCATGCCCGAGACGCCGAACTGGCCCCACCGAGCGCGGTGCCCTGGCGTGAGGGCACCGGCCCGCATGACGAGCGCCGTGCGGGCCGGGTGGTTCCAGATGGTGGCCATGTGTGCGCATCGTAGCGCACGGCGGCCCTCCAGAGCGGGCGATCTCCTGTACCGGTGCTAGGCGGCGGCCGCCTGGAACGAGAGCAGGATCGTCACCTCGTCGCCGACCAGGAATCCGCCTGTTTCGAGAGCCGCGTTCCACAGAAGGCCGTAGTCCTTGCGGTTGACCGTGAACTCGGCCTCGAATGCGATCTTCTTGTTGCCCCACGGATCCGTGGCTTCCCCCAGGTACGTGACCGGGACCTCGATTGAGCGGGTGATGTCGCGGATGGTGAAGTCCCCCGTCACGGCATAGGTGTTCGAACCTGTGGTCCGAACGGCGGTGCTGACGAACCTGAGCGTCGGGAACTGCTCGACTCCGAAGAAGTCGTTGGAGCGGAGATGGGCGTCGCGATCCGGCGTGTTGGTGTCGATGCTGGCGGCCTGGATGGTGACGTCGACCCGGGACTGGGCGGGGTTCTCGAGGTCGAGCTCGATCTGGCCCGAGAAGTCGCTGAACCGGCCTCGCACCTTGGTGATGAGGTGCCGGACCTGGAAGGCGACCTCGGAGTGGGTCTTGTCGATGGCGAACGTCTTGACGGCGACCTGACTGATCATGAGTGTGCCCCTTTATAAAGTGATGACGTTAAGAGTGTAAACACATTTATGGCCTGGCTATTCCTGGCAGATTCTCAGCGCTCTAGTCCTCGCCGTTGCGCACGTCGGCGAGCGTATCTGCCAGCTGCCGGAGGGCTTCCGGCCTCACGTGCGCCAGCCTGGCTCGGTGGGCGGCCCTGAGCTCGAGGTCCAGCCCGTCGACGACTTCTCTGCCTCGCCGCGTGATCATCGTTCGAACGAGCCGGCGGTCGGCATCCATCCTCTGGCGAAAAACCAGGCCGTCCCGTTCCATTCTGTCAAGCAGCCGCGTGACGTCCGGCACCGGCGTGACCAGACGAGCGCCAATCTCGTGGCGGCACAGGCCGTCCGACCCGGCGCCACGGAGGATGCGGAGGACGTTGTACTGGGTGGGGGTGATGCCCTTTGGCTTGAGCAGGCGGGCGAACGCCCGCTCCAGGACGGCGGCTGTTCTGGCGATGCTGACGTGGACCTCCTCTTCGATGAGGTCGAAGGGCTTGCCCTGTTTCAGCTCTTCGTAGAGCGGCTTGCTCATGTCACGACGATATGTGTTTAGACATTAACTGTCAACCTTGAAGTCGCCGTGTATCGAGAGGGATGTCGTTTTTCGTGTCAGGGCGTGAAGCTGGCCAGACCGGACACTGTCACCTGGTCGAGCTTCAGCAGCACATGAATCAGCAGGTCGACGGCCCCGTCGAAGTCGGTCCGCTGGATGATGCCGTTGTGACCATGCAGATAGCGGGTCGGGACGGTCATGTTCACCGAAGGTCGCCCCGTGTCGTAGCGCTGGATCTCGGCGCCGTCCTCCCCATATCCGGTCAGAACGTCGGGCTGGAGGGGAATGCCCTGAGCGCCCGCGACGTCGAAAAAGAAGTCCCGGAGCTTCCGGTTCGGAATCATCGAGCTGTCGAGCATGAACACCCCGGGTCCGCCACCCAGCCGTTCCTGCGCCTGGGTCGGTCCGATCGCCGGGTAGTCGGCCGAGACGCCGGCCTCGATTGAGATGCCAAGGTCCGGACGGGCCTTGTCCACGGCCGTCTGCGCCCCCCGAAGGCCGATTTCCTCCTGGGTCGTCGCCACCCAGATCACGTGCGCCGGCAACCGGAGGCCCTCGGCCCTGATGCGGCGGGCGGCGGCGATCATCACGGCCAAGCCGACGCGGTCGTCCCAGGCCTTCCCTGCATAGCGACCATTGGCCATCGCGTGAAAGGCCGTCAGCGGCGCCATGCCGTCGCCTGGGCGGATGCCCATGCGCGCGACCTCCTCGCGCGACGATGCGCCGACGTCGAAGAAGGTCTGGTCGAGCGGCCAGACGGCGCCACGCTCGGCCGGTGACATGACGTGGGTGGTCCGGAGGCCGCTGATCGCGGTCACTGGACCGTTCCGCCCGAGCACGGTCCAGCGCTGGTCTGGGAGGGCCTGCTCGAGGATGCCGCCCAGGGTCTTCGCCCGGAGAAAGCCGTCGGGCGTCACGTACTGCACCATCAGGCCCACCTCGTCCAGGTGGGCCGTGACCAGGACGCGCGGGCCTTCCACGGCGCCCGGCAGCGTCGCCAGGACGCCGCCCAGGCCGTCGTACTCGATGGTCGCTCCGAGCGCCGAGTACTCGCGCACCACGATTCTGCGCACGTCTTCCTCGAAGCCGGGCGGGCCGGGTGCCTCTGAGAGCACTCGCAGCAGATCGACGGTGGCGTCACCGGCGGCGGCCGGCTGCGTCGCGGCCGCCGCCGCCGGAGGTGCCGCGGTGACGGCGGCACCCGCGCTCAGGGCGGCCAGGAACGCGCGGCGGGATGGGACGCGGGTGGGCATGGCGGGTCCTCCAGGTCGGATCACTTCAGGTGACGGCCGCCATCGACGCGGATGGTCTCGCCGGTGACGAAGTCGGTCTCGCACAGATAGCGCACGGCGCGGGCGATCTCGGCGGCGCCACCCCATCGTCCCAGCGGGGTGGCCCGCTCGACCGCGGCCGCTTCCTCAGGGGACGTCCCGGGCGGAGGCTCGATGGGTCCCGGGGCAATGGCATTCACGAGTATGGCATCGCGAGCCAGTTCAAGGGCCAGTCCTTCAGACAGGGCTTTGACACCAGCTTTGGCCACGTAGTAGGGCAGGTAGCCCTCGTACCTCGGCCGGCCGCTGGCCACGAGCCAGTCGGCGACGTTCACGATGCGCCCTCCGCCGGCGACCCGGAGGTGCGGCACCGCCGCCCGGCTGACGAGGAACGACGCCCTGAGATCGACGGCCATCTGGGCATCCCACTCCGCGGGGCCAACCTCGTCGAACGGGACGCGCTCGTACACCGAGGCGAGATTCACCACCACGTCCAGCCGGCCCAGCGCGGCGACCGTGTCGTCCACGACGGTGCGGCAGGCGTCGTCGCTCGCCAGATCGGCGCGCAGCGTGCAGGCCCGGCGGCCGAGGGCCCGGACCGCCGCCGCGGTCTTCTCGGCGGCCTCGGACGACCTGCGGTACGTCAGCGCGACGTCGGCGCCGGCGCCTGCCAGCGTCGTGGCGACGGCGTCCCCCATTCGCGCCCCTCCCGTGACCAGCGCCACGCGTCCCCGAAGCTCCACGCGCTCCCTCCCGCCGGCATGTTACCCGCTCGCGGTATTCTCGGAACCGTGACTGCCGGGGCGTCGGCACGGGCGGCGGTGGCTGCGGCTTCGTTCTCGATGGCGGTGGCGCTGGCGGCCGGGCCGGCAGGCGGCGCCCTCGAGACGGACATCGGCCTCGAGGCCATCGACCATGCGATAGCCTTCGCGCAGCAGGCTGAACGCGCGGAACGTCAAGCCTTCCACGACGGCTACGACCGCTTCCCCGGCGATGCCGTCCGGCGGGTGTCCCTCGTCTCGGAGTACCGCCGCGTCGTCCTTCTGGTGGAGGAGAAGCGGCGGCTGCTGGATCGCGGCTACGGACGACGCCAGATGATCGACGCGCTCCGGCCCTGGCGGGGGCTCCTGGAGGTGATCGTGGAGCTCCAGTTCCATCCGCAGAACACCTACATCGGGGTGCCACCCGTCGACGTGCTCATCGTGCCGCTCGATGCCCCCGGGTCGCCGACGCCGCACGTCGCTGAGAGCACCGATCGCAGACCCCACTTCGGCGCGTATTGGGACCCGACGCCGATGGACGCGCCATGGTGGCCGTTTCCCCCGCCGACCGCCCCCGTCCTGAACGGCACCGAGCCGCTGACCGGCGGCTGGGTCCACGCCCGCTTCGATGCGCACGCCCTGGGCGGCGGTCGCCACGAGGTCGTGATCCGGGACGGCACGGCCACGCTCGGCCGCGCGTCGTTCGACTTCGACGCCGTGCGCTAGCGGCCGCCGGGCGGTCCAGGTCGGCCGTGGACCCTGTGGCACAATCGAGAACCTTGGCTCGCCGGCGCCCGCTGTCGCCTTCGCAGTTCCTGGCCTTCACCTTCCTGGCCATGATCGCGGTGGGCAGCCTTCTGCTCTCGCTGCCGGTCTCGGCGGCCGAAGGCAGCCACCTGTCCCTGCTCGACGCCGCGTTCACCGCCGTCTCGGCAGTGTGCGTCACGGGCCTCATCGTGGTGGACACGGCGCGCGATCTCTCGGTCTTCGGCCAGGTCGTGGTGCTCGTCCTCATCCAGATTGGGGGCCTGGGCTACATGACGTTGAGCACGGTCCTCATCTCGGCGCTTGGCCGCACGGTGTCGCTGCAGGAACGGCTCACGCTGCAGGAAGCCCTCAACGCGCACGACATGGAGGGCCTGGTCCGGCTGGCCGCCACGGTGCTTCGGCTGACCCTCGTCTTCGAGCTCACGGGCGCCCTGGTGCTCGCGGCGTGGTGGTGGTCGTCGCTCGGCGCCGGGCCGGCCGTCTGGTTCGGGCTCTTCCATGCAGTGTCGGCGTTCAACAACGCGGGGTTCGCGCTCTGGAGCGACAACCTGATGCGCTGGCAGGGCGACCTCGTGGTGAACCTGGTCGTGACGACGCTGGTCGTGTCGGGCGGACTCGGGTTCTTCGTGTGGTCCGAGCTCCTCCAGCGGAAGGCCCTCGGACTGCGCCTCTCGATCCACACCCGCCTGGTGCTGCGCGCCACGCTGATGCTGATCGTGTTCGGGACGGTGGCGTTCCTGGCGCTCGAGTGGAGCAACCCGCGGACGCTCGCCGGCCTGCCGCTCGGCCAGAAGGTGCTGGCGTCCTACTTCCAGTCGGTGACGACGAGGACCGCGGGCTTCAACACCGTGGACATCGGCGCCCTGACGGTGCCGACCGTGTTCGTCGTGACGGTGCTGATGTTCATCGGCGCCTCCCCCGGAGGCACGGGCGGCGGCGTCAAGACGTCCACGTTCTCGATCACGCTGGCGGCGCTCTGGGCCACGGTACGGGGCGAGGACGACACCGTGATCTTCAAGCGGCGCCTCGCGCCCGAACTCGTGGCGAAGGCGTTCTTCGTGTCGCTCATCGCGTTCGTGGCCGTGAACACGGTGGTCTGGGTGCTGCTCCTGACCGAGGGCCGCGACCTGATGCCGTCCCTGTTCGAGACCACGTCCGCCTTCGGCACGGTGGGGCTCTCGATGGGCCAGGCCGGGTCGGCGGTGAGTCTCTCGGCCTTCTTCTCGCCCGCCGGGAAGATCCTCATCATGCTGATGATGTTCGTGGGCCGGCTGGGCCCCTTGACCCTGGCGATCGCCGTCGCGCGCCACGGCAGCTCGAAGCCGAAGCTCCGCTATCCGGAAGGCAAGGTCCTGGTCGGGTGACGCCATGACGAAACGCACGTTCGCTGTGATCGGCCTGGGGCGCTTCGGCGCCGCCATGGCCACGACGCTCTCCCAGCTCGGCCACGAGGTGATCGGCATCGACGGGAGCGACGATCGAGTCAACGCGCTCGCCGACCAGGTGTCGCAGACGGTGAAGCTCGACGCCACCGACGACCGGGCCCTGCGTGCCGCCGG includes:
- a CDS encoding arsenosugar biosynthesis-associated peroxidase-like protein — protein: MDTYYHPPDLAKFSDIGKDAPELWKKFAEWYGAVFAEGALSEREKALIALAVAHAVQCPYCIDAYTSGSLEKGATPDQMTEAIHVAAAIRGGASLVHGVQMRNHLEKISM
- the arsS gene encoding arsenosugar biosynthesis radical SAM protein ArsS (Some members of this family are selenoproteins.) → MALPTLLNQRSPLAAPAAQRQVLAALPLERSFEEAVAAAGQAPLAAAGVGVLQINVGKRCNQACHHCHVDAGPDRREVMPDEVVDACLQFLARTDIPTLDITGGAPELHPRFREIVTRARALGRHVMDRCNLTVATLPNYADLPSFLAGRGVEVVASLPSYAATMTDRQRGDGVFAQSIEALKAFNAVGYGAEGSGLVLNLVTNPVGAFLPAPQASLERDWKREMQRRHGIVFNRLYTITNMPISRYLEWLEQSGNLEAYLGRLVQTFNPAAVGGVMCRSTLSVGWDGRLFDCDFNQMLDLPLAGDVPQTIAALAADDALARVFTRRIVTGPHCFGCTAGAGSSCGGATT
- a CDS encoding aminotransferase class I/II-fold pyridoxal phosphate-dependent enzyme, which produces MGSFLDSLPMSGIVRIRDMMYTIQNPFRLDQGDVSFDAPESFKEGMRKGVDGNHTHYLPTLGLPRLRHLIAEKLRNKNGIPVGSDDEVIVCNGGTHGIYMALHAVLEPGDEVICPDPLWPPSLAITRSAHAVPVQVPVHESLGFRWDLDELERALTPKTKAIYVNSPTNPSGGAFTRADLERIAEMAKARDLWVFSDEAYEDVLFSGEHVSIASLPGMYDHTIPIYTMSKSYAVTGVRVGYVAIKDKTIRSRAAKVALYTASNVCSIAQYGAIGALEGPQDCIEEFKTELKIRRDLFYNGLKEVAGHVLSGTPPEGAFYAFVKINRDWARDEGLDKGESLSWTVVEHIIKHGRVGCVPGVDFGPASEGYIRFCTCRDRKELTGALESMRSVFSTRA
- a CDS encoding heparan-alpha-glucosaminide N-acetyltransferase domain-containing protein; this translates as MIAAGPDAGPAPADPRPATGGRILFVDLARAVAVLLMIQGHTIDALLHPDFRTSLTYNLWLYLRGLTSCTFLFLSGAAFSLTALRHWDDQRRPSRRSIKRVRRLSFFLALGYFMHFPMGRFVHLPFATDERWRSFFAVDVLQNVAVSLLALQLLIAVTRTPRRFAIACGVAGTMVVLATPIVFGITWTDHLPLFVASYFSYQTGTLFPLFPWAGFTLLGATFGVTAGPWATRDHLQPLARRLFLGGAVLAIAAGLAGQAGWFEYGVSDWWRASPLSFLQRFGSVLVLLSAVAAIGNRVTRLTPPLQGLAEESLLVYAVHVALLYGSLWTVGLGPWLGPQPPAVVLFWALVMLASMTLLALVWNNIERLHPRLAVACRVVSVVALVAPLL
- a CDS encoding GNAT family N-acetyltransferase gives rise to the protein MNPLASDYQIRPATPADVQALVAFTISEALDAEGRTLSRADVQRGVEGAFAVPTRARYWVVELRGGVVASTSIVTEWSNFRGGEYWWIQSLYILPEHRGSGLVDVILKHLVQEAKAADAIDLRLYGYNTNARALRAYQRFGFREAPYLILTKSLIGE
- a CDS encoding DinB family protein, whose product is MSIRGRLLVLGTLVAAATLAAHAQAPRAGVMGDLLADVDAVERKVVGLANAIPETSYAWRPMPGVRSVGEALTHVAADNYFMPAALGVAAPAATGISGTNYETVEAFEKKTRSRTEIIGELERSFAFLKDAMRGTPDAKLDTTLKLFGQESRIGTTWVMTVTHLHEHLGQLIAYARSNKVVPPWSK
- a CDS encoding DUF1569 domain-containing protein, whose amino-acid sequence is MATIWNHPARTALVMRAGALTPGHRARWGQFGVSGMVAHLNDSMRMALGDLTVHAKAPSILRWAPVRYLVIHLLPMPKSAPTAPELLARTSGADLARELETFVALLARFDGRVSLAATHPVFGRMTSDDWGALIHKHTDHHLRQFGA
- a CDS encoding YceI family protein, with the translated sequence MISQVAVKTFAIDKTHSEVAFQVRHLITKVRGRFSDFSGQIELDLENPAQSRVDVTIQAASIDTNTPDRDAHLRSNDFFGVEQFPTLRFVSTAVRTTGSNTYAVTGDFTIRDITRSIEVPVTYLGEATDPWGNKKIAFEAEFTVNRKDYGLLWNAALETGGFLVGDEVTILLSFQAAAA
- a CDS encoding MarR family transcriptional regulator codes for the protein MSKPLYEELKQGKPFDLIEEEVHVSIARTAAVLERAFARLLKPKGITPTQYNVLRILRGAGSDGLCRHEIGARLVTPVPDVTRLLDRMERDGLVFRQRMDADRRLVRTMITRRGREVVDGLDLELRAAHRARLAHVRPEALRQLADTLADVRNGED